The following are from one region of the Paraglaciecola sp. L1A13 genome:
- a CDS encoding acyltransferase, which translates to MKRCDFVDWMKAVGMFLIVFGHFFGDPFDQFTQPVYPKQLGVAMFVFIMGWGLGKATGPRYQVSYNRLFPMFFWGIVIALFISVISYFVINDISESNYAPFVFGINVIFNFFPANPTTWFIGTYFHIILLWALVLYRIKVTPLILILSLIVEILTRSYFIHDHSTFIAYMSLPNWLTLFMLGMYMCQQKDQDSSKGLILGVIAWATFIILWAVILNEINVTRRFPFKNIQVSTDLMNALYTSIAVSIVYLCNTIFSIVVFSRMKAGRIVRFFSRNTIIVFIGHMPLYFVIEPIVNLVFSTGWPKRLCIVLIMYIGLSWVSEILCKAIKVDEIKKWGWGKLVHWMPMIAK; encoded by the coding sequence ATGAAACGTTGCGACTTCGTCGATTGGATGAAAGCGGTTGGTATGTTTTTAATCGTTTTTGGGCATTTTTTTGGTGATCCATTTGATCAATTTACCCAGCCAGTTTATCCGAAGCAACTAGGTGTAGCGATGTTTGTCTTCATTATGGGCTGGGGGCTGGGCAAAGCGACCGGCCCTAGGTACCAAGTTAGCTATAATCGTTTATTTCCAATGTTTTTCTGGGGAATTGTCATTGCGCTATTTATTAGCGTAATCAGTTATTTTGTCATCAACGATATTTCTGAGAGTAATTACGCACCGTTTGTGTTCGGCATTAATGTCATTTTTAATTTTTTTCCTGCCAATCCCACCACATGGTTTATCGGTACGTATTTTCATATTATTTTGCTTTGGGCACTGGTTCTATACCGTATTAAGGTAACCCCTTTGATACTTATATTAAGTCTAATAGTAGAAATTCTAACACGCAGTTATTTTATTCATGACCATTCCACTTTTATAGCTTACATGTCATTACCGAATTGGCTCACGCTATTTATGCTCGGTATGTATATGTGCCAACAGAAAGATCAAGACAGTTCCAAAGGTTTAATTCTAGGCGTAATTGCTTGGGCAACATTCATAATTCTTTGGGCTGTAATATTAAATGAGATAAATGTTACACGCCGCTTTCCGTTTAAAAATATTCAAGTTAGCACTGATTTGATGAATGCGCTGTACACATCTATTGCAGTTTCAATCGTTTATTTATGTAATACAATCTTTAGTATTGTGGTGTTTAGTCGCATGAAAGCTGGGCGTATCGTGCGCTTTTTTTCACGTAACACGATCATTGTTTTCATAGGACATATGCCTCTTTACTTTGTAATAGAGCCAATTGTCAATTTGGTATTCTCTACTGGCTGGCCCAAGCGCTTATGCATTGTGCTAATTATGTATATCGGGCTTTCTTGGGTGTCTGAAATATTATGTAAAGCGATTAAAGTGGATGAAATAAAAAAATGGGGATGGGGTAAGTTAGTTCATTGGATGCCAATGATTGCTAAGTAA
- the dusA gene encoding tRNA dihydrouridine(20/20a) synthase DusA yields MNNSSSSINRTISVAPMLDWTDKHCRYFLRQISKHALLYTEMVTTGAIIFGKGDYLAYNDAEHPVALQLGGSDPTDMARCAALAQERGYDEVNINVGCPSDRVQNGRFGACLMAEPSTVAKCIEAMQKEVDIPVTVKSRIGIDDMDEYQDLTNFIHVVADSGCNIFTVHARKAWLKGLSPKENRDIPPLMYDRVYALKEEFPQLNISINGGVKTLDDAALHLEKLDGVMIGREVYSNPYILADVDRRFYQNDSAVLTREEIVHAMLPYVEAQMASGARAWNIARHMLGLFQGQPGGRIWRRYLSQHGTGQSKNGLQVGPELLINALAAVNEARATAKAYQDTRVS; encoded by the coding sequence GTGAATAATTCATCCTCTTCAATCAACCGCACCATCTCTGTCGCTCCAATGCTTGATTGGACCGATAAGCATTGTCGTTATTTTTTGCGTCAAATATCTAAGCATGCATTGCTGTATACCGAAATGGTGACCACCGGCGCTATTATTTTTGGTAAAGGCGATTACTTAGCATACAACGATGCGGAACATCCAGTTGCGTTGCAATTAGGTGGTTCTGACCCGACAGATATGGCGCGTTGTGCTGCACTTGCGCAAGAGCGGGGCTATGATGAGGTAAACATCAACGTAGGGTGCCCATCAGATCGAGTTCAAAACGGACGATTTGGCGCATGCTTAATGGCAGAGCCAAGTACTGTGGCTAAGTGTATTGAGGCGATGCAAAAGGAAGTAGATATACCGGTGACAGTTAAATCACGTATCGGAATCGATGATATGGATGAGTATCAGGATCTAACTAATTTTATCCACGTTGTAGCTGATAGTGGATGTAATATTTTTACTGTGCACGCTCGAAAAGCATGGCTAAAAGGTCTAAGCCCGAAAGAGAATCGTGACATCCCTCCATTGATGTATGACCGAGTATATGCCCTTAAAGAAGAATTCCCCCAGTTGAATATAAGTATCAATGGTGGCGTGAAAACATTAGACGATGCTGCATTGCATTTAGAAAAGCTCGACGGCGTAATGATTGGCCGCGAGGTATATAGTAATCCTTATATTCTTGCCGATGTAGACAGACGTTTTTATCAAAATGATAGTGCAGTACTTACTCGTGAAGAAATAGTACACGCCATGTTGCCTTACGTTGAAGCCCAAATGGCCAGTGGCGCTAGAGCATGGAATATCGCCAGACATATGTTAGGTTTATTTCAGGGGCAGCCTGGAGGGCGCATTTGGCGTCGGTATTTGAGTCAACATGGAACAGGACAAAGTAAAAATGGTTTGCAAGTTGGGCCGGAGTTACTTATCAACGCCCTAGCTGCTGTTAATGAAGCACGAGCGACGGCCAAAGCATATCAAGATACGAGAGTTAGTTAA